ATTTCTAGCGCATTTTATCAGCCAAATTCTAGAATTCCTAAGAAAATTTACTAGGAATTCTAGAATTCCTAGCTCTTTTTATAATAAATTCCAAAATTTTTAGCTAAAATATGCGATTTTAATATAATCTAAGGTGATATTTATGAAAAATGCTGATTATAGCGCACTTGCAGCTCAGTTTGGCACTCCTTTATACATTTATGATTTTGATGAGATTGGGCAGCGTTACACTGCGCTAAAAAGCCAGTTTGGCGCACACAAAAGCCTGATTTGCTACGCTGTAAAAGCAAACTCAAACCTAAGCATTTTAAAGCTTTTAGCAAGCTTTGGGGCTGGATTTGATTGTGTTAGTATAAATGAAGTAAAAAGAGCGGTGCTAGCTGGGGCTAAGCCTTATCAAATCATATTTTCAGGTGTGGGCAAAAGCGATGATGAGATAAAAACCGCACTTGAAATCGGAATTTTAATGCTAAACATAGAAAGTGGCGCAGAGCTAGAAAGAGTAGAAGCTGTGGCAAAAAGCCTTGGCAAAAAAGCAAACATCAGCATCCGCATAAACCCAAATATAGATGCAAAAACTCACCCTTACATCTCAACTGGACTTAGCGAGAACAAATTTGGTGTGGTAATCAAGAGGGCTAGAGAGCTGTATCTAAAAGCGCATAAAAGCGAGTATTTAGAGCCTGTGGGCTGTCATTTTCACATAGGCTCTCAGCTTATTGATATCACGCCCATTCACGAAGCGGCTGTGATTGTAAGTGATTTTGTAAGCGAGCTAGCAGCAGCTGGGGTGGAGCTAAAGTTTTTTGATGTTGGCGGTGGCATAGGCGTAAGGTATGATGATGAAAGCGAGCCAGATCTCTATGCCTACGCACAAGGAATTCTAGCCGCACTAAAAGGCAAGGAAATGACCATAGTCTGCGAACCTGGCAGATATATAGTAGCAAATGCTGGAGAGCTGCTAACAAAGGTGCTATATGAAAAAGTAAATGGCACTAAGCGTTTTGTCATCGTTGATGCTGCTATGAATGACCTTATCCGCCCTAGCCTATACGAGGCTTATCACAAAGTAGTAGCTCTAAATGCTAAAAATAGTGACAAAACCTCAAAAACTGATGTCGTAGGGCCAATTTGCGAAAGTGGCGATTTTCTAGCCAAAGATATAGAACTGCCAAGCCAAAATTCTGGCGATTTACTCTTAATCAAAAGTGCAGGAGCGTATGGATTTAGCATGTCTAGCAACTACAACTCTCGCCTAAGGGCTGCTGAGATTGCTATAGAAAATGGCAAAGCAAGGCTAATTAGAGCAAGAGAGAGTTTTGAGGATTTAATACGCCTTGAAAAAGGGCTTATTTAAGGAGTTAAGATGATTTATTTTGTAGATGTTCAAGGCACACTTATAAGCGATAGCGACAAAAGCCCGATTTATGGCTCAAAAAACCTTATCCGCCACTTCAACACGCATAATATCCCCTACATGGTAATCACAAATAACACAAAGGCAAAAAGCTCAGACTTTCTAGCAAATTTAAAAAGCAAAGGCCTTGATATCCGCCCTGATGCTTATATAGACCCATTTTGCGTGCTTAATGATGTTTGTAAGCCTTGTTCTGCTGCGCTTTTTGGCGCACCACAGTTTATAAAGACCATGGACGAGCTTGGCTACACGCAGGAATTCTCTAACCCAAAAGCTGTGATAATCGCTAGCTATGATGCGTTTAGCTTTGATGATTTTGCTAAGATGATTGAACTAGTTCAAAAAGGCGCAAAACTAATAGCAATGCACGCAACTAGCACTTACAAAAAAAATGGCAGACTATATCCTGGCGTGGGGGCAATAGCCTCTATGATAGAGTATGCTACTGGCATAAAAGCAGCAGTTGTCGGCAAGCCTAGCGAGCTTTTTTACCGAACAGCTCTTATAAAAGCGAGCAAACAGCTAAGCAGCAAAGAAATTTTATACCAAAACTTACACGAGGGCATGGCGCAAAGCTCTGAGTTTATGGATTTTAGCTCAGTTAGCATAATCAGCGATGATGCAAAGGGTGATTTGCTAGGCGCAAAAGAACTTGGCATGCAAACAATCCTTGTTCTAAGTGGCAAGGTAGATAAGCTTGAAAACGCAGGCGTAAGAAGCTCTGCGATTAACTATACCTTTGGCAATGTAGGTAGATTTTTAGAGAGTATAGAAGATGAGTGATTTAAGTAAATTAAGAGAGCAGATTGACGCTTGCGATGATGAAATAATCGCTATTTTAAAGCGTAGAATGGATGCGGTAGAAAAAATCGGCGAAATAAAGCGCAACGAAGGCGGCGCAGTCTACCGCCCAGAAAGGGAAAGGCAAATCATAGAGCGTCTTAGCAAGCACTGCGATGGCTCAAAGCTAAGCAGGGCTGGGATTGAGGCGATTTTTTATGAGATTTTCTCGCTCTCTCGTAGCCTAGAGGGGCGTGAAAAGGTTGCATTTTTAGGCCCTTTTGGCACTTATAGCCACGAAGCAAGTGTAAGCCGCTTTGGGCAAAATGCTATTTATGAGCCCATTACTAGCATTGATGGAGTTTTTAGACAAGTTGAGCGTGGGGCAG
This DNA window, taken from Campylobacter magnus, encodes the following:
- a CDS encoding HAD-IIA family hydrolase; amino-acid sequence: MYFVDVQGTLISDSDKSPIYGSKNLIRHFNTHNIPYMVITNNTKAKSSDFLANLKSKGLDIRPDAYIDPFCVLNDVCKPCSAALFGAPQFIKTMDELGYTQEFSNPKAVIIASYDAFSFDDFAKMIELVQKGAKLIAMHATSTYKKNGRLYPGVGAIASMIEYATGIKAAVVGKPSELFYRTALIKASKQLSSKEILYQNLHEGMAQSSEFMDFSSVSIISDDAKGDLLGAKELGMQTILVLSGKVDKLENAGVRSSAINYTFGNVGRFLESIEDE
- the lysA gene encoding diaminopimelate decarboxylase encodes the protein MKNADYSALAAQFGTPLYIYDFDEIGQRYTALKSQFGAHKSLICYAVKANSNLSILKLLASFGAGFDCVSINEVKRAVLAGAKPYQIIFSGVGKSDDEIKTALEIGILMLNIESGAELERVEAVAKSLGKKANISIRINPNIDAKTHPYISTGLSENKFGVVIKRARELYLKAHKSEYLEPVGCHFHIGSQLIDITPIHEAAVIVSDFVSELAAAGVELKFFDVGGGIGVRYDDESEPDLYAYAQGILAALKGKEMTIVCEPGRYIVANAGELLTKVLYEKVNGTKRFVIVDAAMNDLIRPSLYEAYHKVVALNAKNSDKTSKTDVVGPICESGDFLAKDIELPSQNSGDLLLIKSAGAYGFSMSSNYNSRLRAAEIAIENGKARLIRARESFEDLIRLEKGLI